The following proteins are encoded in a genomic region of Sebastes fasciatus isolate fSebFas1 chromosome 14, fSebFas1.pri, whole genome shotgun sequence:
- the med4 gene encoding mediator of RNA polymerase II transcription subunit 4 encodes MATVVEKSTKERLLSVLDDLEVLSRELIEMLALSRSQKLPQPGEDSQILELLVQRDREFQELMEVAQQQGKVHQEMQLLEKEVEKRDSDIQQLQKQLKEAEHILATAVYQAKEKLKSIDKARKGSISSEEIIKYAHRISASNAVCAPLNWVPGDPRRPYPTDLEMRSGMLGHMANLPTNGVNGHLPGDALAAGRLPDVLTPHYPWQSSDVSVGMLPPHHGNDFGLEPPGHNKENEDDVEAMSTDSSSSSSDSD; translated from the exons ATGGCGACGGTTGTAGAGAAATCAACGAAAGAGCGGCTGCTGTCTGTGTTGGACGATTTGGAGGTCTTATCCCG GGAGCTGATCGAGATGTTGGCTCTGTCCAGGAGTCAGAAGCTTCCCCAGCCAGGAGAAGACAGCCag ATCCTGGAGCTGCTGGTGCAGAGGGACAGGGAGTTCCAGGAGCTGATGGAGGTGGCTCAGCAGCAGGGGAAGGTGCACCAGGAGATGCAGCTGCTGGAGAAGGAGGTAGAGAAGAGAGACAGCGACATCCAGCAGCTCCAGAAACAGCTGAAGGAGGCTGAACACATCCTG gccACTGCTGTTTACCAGGCGAAAGAGAAACTCAAATCCATCGACAAAGCCAGGAAAG GAAGCATCTCTTCAGAGGAAATCATCAAGTATGCTCACAGAATCAGTGCCAGTAACGCCGTGTGTGCGCCGCTCAACTGGGTACCAG GTGATCCGCGCAGACCCTACCCGACTGACCTGGAGATGCGCAGTGGGATGCTGGGTCACATGGCCAACCTGCCGACCAATGGCGTGAACGGACATCTGCCAGGTGACGCTCTGGCTGCTGGGAGGTTGCCAG ACGTCTTGACACCTCACTACCCGTGGCAGTCCTCCGATGTCTCGGTGGGGATGCTGCCTCCTCACCACGGCAACGACTTCGGCCTGGAGCCTCCGGGTCACAACAAGGAGAACGAGGACGACGTGGAGGCCATGTCGACCGattcctccagcagcagcagcgactcCGACTGA